CAGAACCCGGGTATGTCGATAGCCGTAACCGGCGGTGGATCAGGGACGGGAATTTCTGCTATGGTGAATAATACTTGCGACATTGCAGAAGTATCGCGTGAGATGAAAGAAAGCGAAATCACACTCATCGCATCAAAAGGAGAAGCTCCAAAGAAAATCATTGTTGCTCTCGATGGCCTTGCTGTTATAGTAAACCCTGCAAATATAATTTCAGAATTGACCATTGACCAGCTCGCTGATATATTTACAGGAAAGATCAAGAACTGGAAAGAACTTGGCGGGCGCGATGCAAAGATTGTTCTCCTGTCGCGCGAAGTGAATTCCGGTACCCATGTGTACTTTAAAGAGCATGTCCTTCGTCACGGAAAAGCAGACGGCAAGGAGGAATTTGCCGCAGAAGCGTTGCTGCTTTCAAGCTCGCAAGCTATCGCTGACGAAGTATCACAAAACCAGGACGCAATCGGGTATTACGGGATGGGCTATATCACTGTAAAAGAAAAAGCCCTGAAGATAGCTAAGGATAAAAACTCACCCTATGAAGCTCCGACGATGGAAAATGTAATAAGCGGCGCATATCCTATCTCGCGCCCGCTCCTCATGTACACGAAAGGCGAACCCAAGGGACTTGCAAAGACATTTATCGATTATGTGCTTTCGCCGGCAGGACAGCAAGTTGTCAAGAAGCTGGATTTTGTCCCTGTGCAACCGTTGGAACAGAGCAAGTAAAATAAATGCAGTTGCGAAAAATAAAAGAGTTCTTCATTGAGCGGACGATCTTCCTGAGCGGCATGATGTCTATCGTCATTGTCGCTTTGATCTTTGCATTTCTGCTGAAGGAAGGACTCTCTATTTTCTGGAGAGTTCCGATATCGGACTTTTTATTCGCACGCAATTGGTATCCGATTTCTGATCCGCCGCAATTCGGAATTTTACCGCTGATCATCGGTTCCATACTCGTAACAGCCGGCGCGGGAATTATTTCAATCCCAATCGGAATTGCCAGTGCGCTCTTCATCGCAGAAATTGCACCGCGCAAAACAAAAGAAGTGCTGAAGGCAGGCATTGAACTTCTTGCCGCCATTCCTTCTGTTGTGATCGGTTTCATTGGCATGATAACACTTGGTCCGTTCATTAAAGAGCTCTTCAATCTTTCCACCGGACTCACGGCACTCTCCGGTTCCATCACGCTCGCTTTTATGGCTATGCCGACAATTGTTTC
The nucleotide sequence above comes from Ignavibacteriales bacterium. Encoded proteins:
- a CDS encoding phosphate ABC transporter substrate-binding protein codes for the protein MKNLNFIIYTTIGLLLLSGCARKSNDANSLQIKGSDTMVNLGQAWAEEFMKQNPGMSIAVTGGGSGTGISAMVNNTCDIAEVSREMKESEITLIASKGEAPKKIIVALDGLAVIVNPANIISELTIDQLADIFTGKIKNWKELGGRDAKIVLLSREVNSGTHVYFKEHVLRHGKADGKEEFAAEALLLSSSQAIADEVSQNQDAIGYYGMGYITVKEKALKIAKDKNSPYEAPTMENVISGAYPISRPLLMYTKGEPKGLAKTFIDYVLSPAGQQVVKKLDFVPVQPLEQSK
- the pstC gene encoding phosphate ABC transporter permease subunit PstC — translated: MQLRKIKEFFIERTIFLSGMMSIVIVALIFAFLLKEGLSIFWRVPISDFLFARNWYPISDPPQFGILPLIIGSILVTAGAGIISIPIGIASALFIAEIAPRKTKEVLKAGIELLAAIPSVVIGFIGMITLGPFIKELFNLSTGLTALSGSITLAFMAMPTIVSIAEDAITAVPRQYREAAIAMGATKWQTTWRIVAYAARPGMVAAVMLGIGRVIGETMAVMMVTGNAALIPHSILQPVRTLTATVAAEMGETVQGGEHYAALFAIGIVLFIITFLINGVADIYLHKTKK